In a genomic window of Longimicrobiaceae bacterium:
- a CDS encoding class I SAM-dependent methyltransferase, with amino-acid sequence MSSTEPVFKDHFSGHAGDYARHRPRYPDALFAFLADAAPSRERAWDCATGNGQCALGLAPHFRSVVATDASEEQIRAAFPHERVSYRVAPAEAPGLEAASVDLVTIAQALHWFDIPRFFAEAQRVLRPGGVLAAWCYGLMNVSDEVDPIIDRLYGVTTGPYWPPERRMVDGEYRSLDFPFEPVPTPVFHMEQDWTLQDVLGYLGTWSATKRYIEANGADPIAAATPELAAAWGDPDARRRVRWPIHPRVGRTPSL; translated from the coding sequence ATGTCCAGCACCGAGCCCGTCTTCAAGGATCACTTCTCCGGCCACGCCGGCGACTACGCACGGCACCGCCCGCGCTATCCGGATGCGCTGTTCGCTTTCCTGGCGGATGCCGCACCGTCGCGCGAGCGGGCGTGGGACTGCGCCACCGGCAACGGCCAGTGTGCGCTGGGTCTGGCGCCGCATTTCCGCAGCGTGGTCGCCACGGACGCGAGCGAGGAGCAGATCCGCGCCGCCTTCCCACACGAGCGCGTCTCGTACCGCGTCGCGCCGGCGGAGGCGCCGGGGCTGGAGGCCGCGTCGGTCGATCTCGTCACCATCGCGCAGGCGCTGCACTGGTTCGACATCCCGCGCTTCTTCGCCGAGGCGCAGCGGGTGCTGCGGCCCGGCGGCGTGCTGGCCGCGTGGTGCTACGGGCTGATGAACGTCTCGGACGAGGTGGATCCCATCATCGACCGGCTGTACGGCGTCACCACCGGGCCGTACTGGCCGCCGGAGCGCCGCATGGTGGACGGCGAGTACCGCTCGCTGGACTTCCCGTTCGAGCCGGTGCCCACGCCGGTCTTCCACATGGAGCAGGACTGGACGCTCCAGGACGTGCTCGGCTACCTGGGCACCTGGTCCGCCACCAAGCGCTACATCGAGGCGAACGGCGCCGATCCCATCGCTGCGGCCACTCCGGAGCTCGCGGCCGCGTGGGGCGACCCGGACGCGCGGCGGCGCGTGCGCTGGCCCATCCACCCACGCGTGGGACGGACGCCGTCGCTCTGA
- a CDS encoding CapA family protein: MSRTVLLAAALLACGAALATRAHAQRGPDARRPQARPGPARRDTARAPLRLCAGGDVTLGTNLDTAWVWTASDRAGYRVAAFPDPDSILAPVRRLVRDADVVLLNVEGAIGTGPSIRKCGPASTRCFAFRQPIGTAAALQRVGSDSAEVIGNVANNHAGDAGPSGIRQTLRHLANAGVHATGADTLATPVVTARGDTVAFLGFSQWNGPDPRDLAAVRRHVRRAAARWPRLVVTMHMGAEGGRAQRTPDRDEMFLGANRGNEVAFAHAAVDAGADLVIGHGPHVMRAAEQRGDALILYSLGNLATYGPFSLSEPLNRAAVACFSLAPDGHVVEGRLKATKQRVPGIPSRDPSGRALALVDSLGRLDFPRTYIPVSADGQLLFVLREEVGLASPARRRTPRPRASGAAPRS; this comes from the coding sequence TTGAGCCGCACAGTCCTTCTCGCCGCCGCGCTCCTCGCGTGCGGCGCCGCCCTCGCCACGCGCGCGCATGCCCAGCGCGGGCCCGACGCGCGCCGGCCGCAGGCGCGTCCCGGCCCCGCCCGCCGCGACACCGCGCGCGCCCCCCTCCGCCTGTGCGCGGGCGGCGACGTGACGCTGGGTACCAACCTCGACACCGCCTGGGTGTGGACGGCGTCCGACCGCGCCGGCTATCGCGTGGCCGCGTTCCCCGACCCGGACAGCATCCTCGCCCCCGTGCGCCGCCTGGTACGTGACGCCGACGTGGTGCTGCTCAACGTGGAGGGCGCCATCGGCACGGGCCCCTCCATCCGCAAGTGCGGCCCCGCGTCCACCAGGTGCTTCGCCTTCCGCCAGCCGATCGGGACCGCTGCAGCGCTGCAGCGCGTGGGCTCCGACTCCGCCGAGGTGATCGGCAACGTCGCCAACAACCACGCGGGAGATGCGGGGCCGTCCGGCATCCGCCAGACGCTGCGCCATCTCGCCAACGCAGGCGTGCACGCGACCGGCGCCGACACGCTCGCCACACCGGTGGTCACCGCGCGCGGCGACACCGTGGCGTTCCTGGGCTTCAGCCAGTGGAACGGGCCGGACCCGCGCGATCTTGCCGCGGTGCGCCGCCACGTGCGCCGCGCCGCCGCGCGCTGGCCGCGCCTAGTCGTGACCATGCACATGGGCGCCGAGGGCGGCCGCGCCCAGCGCACGCCTGACCGCGACGAGATGTTCCTGGGCGCCAACCGCGGCAACGAGGTCGCCTTCGCGCACGCCGCCGTGGATGCGGGCGCGGACCTCGTCATCGGCCACGGCCCGCACGTCATGCGCGCCGCCGAGCAGCGCGGCGACGCGCTGATCCTGTACTCGCTGGGCAACCTGGCGACCTACGGCCCCTTCTCCCTCTCCGAGCCGCTGAACCGGGCCGCCGTCGCCTGCTTCTCCCTTGCGCCGGACGGGCACGTGGTGGAAGGCCGCCTGAAGGCGACGAAGCAGCGCGTCCCCGGCATCCCTTCTCGCGACCCCTCGGGCCGCGCGCTGGCGCTGGTGGACTCCCTCGGCCGCCTGGACTTCCCGCGCACCTATATCCCCGTTTCCGCCGACGGCCAGCTCCTCTTCGTACTCCGCGAGGAAGTCGGCCTGGCATCTCCGGCCCGCCGCCGCACGCCCCGCCCGCGCGCCTCCGGAGCAGCGCCGCGGTCGTAG
- a CDS encoding C40 family peptidase, translated as MKRFRHPALRALVLSGLVLGPSAAVAQQGLAGARREAATQQQRDSIVAMARRQIGRRYIFGGTSPEGFDCSGFVRYLMRAFDVQLPRTAAQMARTGHEVPRDVSQLLPGDILTFGTGRVSHVGIYVGNGRYIHASSLAGRVIESNLDRPASPLIKAWAGVRRFLSSGDSTTSVAQR; from the coding sequence TTGAAGCGTTTTCGACATCCCGCCCTGCGGGCGCTCGTGCTTTCCGGACTGGTACTGGGCCCGTCGGCCGCGGTGGCGCAGCAGGGCCTGGCAGGCGCCCGGCGCGAGGCGGCCACCCAGCAGCAGCGCGACTCCATCGTGGCGATGGCTCGCCGGCAGATCGGGCGGCGGTACATCTTCGGCGGCACGTCTCCCGAAGGGTTCGACTGCAGCGGCTTCGTGCGCTACCTGATGCGTGCCTTCGACGTGCAGCTCCCCCGCACCGCCGCGCAGATGGCGCGCACGGGCCACGAGGTTCCCCGCGACGTCTCGCAGCTCCTCCCCGGCGACATCCTCACCTTCGGCACCGGGCGCGTGAGCCACGTGGGCATCTACGTGGGCAACGGGCGCTACATCCACGCGAGCAGCCTGGCCGGGCGGGTGATCGAGAGCAACCTGGACCGGCCCGCGTCGCCGCTCATCAAGGCCTGGGCCGGCGTCCGCCGCTTCCTCTCGAGCGGCGACAGCACCACCTCGGTCGCGCAGCGGTAG